One genomic region from Aliarcobacter cryaerophilus ATCC 43158 encodes:
- a CDS encoding c-type cytochrome, producing MRYFFILVLLFCVNLQALQDDGEKLFKKYCWGCHHETSMAFGPSFNQIANQRDSGQIIAHIVNPKSNYQTLGYKRTAMPAFPQLNAKELQDLTNFILSFKDK from the coding sequence GTGAGATATTTTTTTATATTGGTTTTACTATTTTGTGTCAATCTACAAGCTTTACAAGATGATGGAGAGAAACTTTTTAAAAAGTATTGTTGGGGTTGTCACCATGAAACTTCAATGGCTTTTGGACCATCTTTTAATCAAATTGCAAACCAAAGAGATAGTGGACAAATTATTGCACATATTGTAAATCCAAAGAGTAACTATCAAACTTTAGGGTATAAAAGAACTGCAATGCCTGCATTTCCACAACTAAATGCTAAAGAGCTTCAAGATTTAACTAACTTTATTCTAAGCTTCAAGGATAAATAA
- a CDS encoding radical SAM/SPASM domain-containing protein: MFRLSNLIKSTLQEQKSRSLDGSIIIWNMTNRCNLLCHHCYSKASANEKESLSLEDILKTIPKLKIANINFVIFSGGEPLLRKDIFEIAQCMKDNKIMTYLSTNGTYITQKNAKQIVDTFNYIGISIDGIGEVHDYFRGQKGSYAKSIEAIKTIQKIGGNAGIRFTITKDTESSFYDIFTLAEELNVNKIYISHLVYSGRGKENIEIDISKEKRREYVNFMINKAFEYYENDKDIDIVTGNMEMDAIILLKEFEKKYPDFTNSLKNRLKSWGGNSAGKRLGNMDWNGFVKPDPFFPITIGNYLEKDFNKIWLDDNNELLNKLREFPRNIKGKCSSCKYIDICNGGSRSRAYAISADLWDEDPSCYLTLEEIKG, encoded by the coding sequence ATGTTTAGATTATCAAACCTTATAAAATCAACTTTACAAGAGCAAAAAAGTAGAAGTTTAGATGGAAGTATTATAATTTGGAATATGACAAATCGTTGCAATTTACTTTGTCACCACTGTTATAGCAAAGCTAGTGCAAATGAAAAAGAGAGTTTATCATTAGAAGATATTTTAAAAACTATTCCAAAACTTAAAATTGCTAATATAAATTTTGTAATCTTTAGTGGAGGTGAGCCACTTTTAAGAAAAGATATTTTCGAAATTGCACAATGTATGAAAGATAATAAAATTATGACTTACCTTTCAACAAATGGTACATATATAACCCAAAAAAATGCAAAACAAATAGTTGATACATTTAACTATATAGGTATTTCAATAGATGGAATAGGAGAAGTTCACGACTATTTTAGAGGACAAAAAGGCTCATATGCTAAAAGTATTGAGGCTATAAAAACTATTCAAAAGATAGGTGGAAATGCTGGTATTAGATTTACAATTACAAAAGATACTGAAAGCAGTTTTTATGATATTTTTACTCTTGCAGAAGAGTTAAATGTAAACAAAATATATATCTCTCATCTTGTATATTCAGGTCGAGGAAAAGAGAACATTGAGATTGATATAAGTAAAGAGAAAAGAAGAGAGTATGTAAATTTTATGATAAATAAAGCATTTGAGTATTATGAAAATGACAAAGATATAGATATTGTTACAGGAAATATGGAAATGGATGCCATAATACTTTTAAAAGAGTTTGAAAAAAAATATCCAGATTTTACGAATTCTTTAAAAAATAGATTAAAATCTTGGGGTGGAAATAGTGCTGGAAAAAGGCTTGGAAATATGGATTGGAATGGTTTTGTAAAACCAGACCCATTTTTCCCTATTACTATTGGAAACTATTTAGAAAAAGATTTTAATAAAATTTGGCTAGATGATAACAATGAGCTACTAAATAAACTAAGAGAGTTTCCACGAAATATAAAAGGAAAATGTAGCTCTTGCAAATATATAGATATATGTAATGGTGGTTCAAGAAGTAGAGCTTATGCAATAAGTGCTGATTTATGGGATGAAGATCCATCTTGTTATTTGACTTTAGAAGAGATAAAGGGGTAA
- a CDS encoding cytochrome D1 domain-containing protein gives MFKKIALSLVLASSLFASEKIFVVERESSSLAVIKNDKFKNRMENFRNTNHSVVKFYKDEAYAISRDGYVIKFDPKKEIIEAEYKTSKSAIGFEISEYFVAVANYDDKSVDVLTKDLKPLKKIVTNSRNVGIKLYKNYMIFSQMDSDIISVYKDLNEGKKEPNFVLHKEFKNAGEMPFDAMLQEQSYIMGFFNSPFFGVVDLEKMEYKKIDVFLDEKKQQVLKVPHFGFWSLSKDEIFIPAVGDNKVFVYDKKFKFLKSIDIKGMPVFTSLSPNKDFLAVTFSGEDFPYLQILDTKTFKIIKEYKFDGKVLHVRWSNDKNELYVSVNDTDKIEVLDTITWKNIKTINDIKKPSGIFIFEER, from the coding sequence ATGTTTAAAAAAATAGCTTTAAGTCTAGTATTAGCTAGTAGTTTGTTTGCTAGTGAGAAAATATTTGTAGTTGAAAGAGAGAGTTCTAGTCTAGCTGTTATTAAAAATGATAAATTCAAAAATAGAATGGAAAACTTTAGAAATACAAACCACTCTGTTGTAAAATTTTACAAAGATGAAGCTTATGCAATCTCAAGAGATGGATATGTTATAAAGTTTGACCCAAAAAAAGAGATTATAGAAGCTGAATACAAAACTAGTAAAAGTGCAATAGGCTTTGAAATATCAGAATACTTCGTAGCCGTTGCAAACTATGATGATAAAAGTGTTGATGTTTTAACAAAAGATTTAAAACCTCTAAAAAAAATAGTTACAAACTCACGAAATGTAGGGATAAAACTATATAAAAACTATATGATTTTTTCTCAAATGGATAGTGACATAATATCTGTTTACAAAGATTTAAATGAAGGAAAAAAAGAGCCAAATTTTGTTTTACATAAAGAGTTTAAAAATGCAGGAGAAATGCCTTTTGATGCTATGCTTCAAGAACAAAGTTATATAATGGGCTTTTTTAACTCTCCATTTTTTGGAGTTGTTGATTTAGAGAAAATGGAGTACAAAAAAATAGATGTTTTTTTAGATGAAAAAAAACAACAAGTTTTAAAAGTACCTCACTTTGGTTTTTGGAGTTTGAGTAAAGATGAGATTTTTATACCCGCAGTTGGAGATAATAAAGTTTTTGTTTATGATAAAAAATTTAAATTCCTAAAATCCATAGACATAAAAGGAATGCCTGTATTCACAAGTCTTAGCCCAAATAAAGATTTTTTAGCAGTAACCTTTTCTGGAGAAGATTTTCCATATTTACAAATTCTTGATACAAAAACTTTTAAAATTATAAAAGAGTATAAATTTGATGGTAAAGTATTGCATGTAAGATGGTCAAATGATAAGAATGAACTATATGTAAGTGTAAATGATACAGATAAAATAGAGGTTTTAGACACAATTACTTGGAAAAATATTAAGACTATAAATGATATTAAAAAACCTTCTGGTATATTTATTTTTGAGGAGAGATAG
- the cobA gene encoding uroporphyrinogen-III C-methyltransferase, which yields MKKVYLTGAGPGDIELMTLKAARVIKEADVIIYDKLANPDILEMAKDGTEFIFVGKEFGKHLIPQDEINEIIYQASLKYNLVVRLKGGDPFVFGRGGEEALYLKERGVKFEIIPGITSSISVPAYAGIPVTHRGVTCSFRVVTGHEAPNKKDTQINWDSFIADETIVFLMGIHNIKLISKKLIKIGKPSTTPCAVISKGTTKEQKVVVGTLEDIVDKAKEIPTPAIIVVGEVVKLREELKWFEE from the coding sequence ATGAAAAAAGTATATTTAACTGGTGCTGGTCCTGGAGATATTGAGCTTATGACTTTAAAAGCAGCAAGAGTTATAAAAGAGGCAGATGTAATTATATATGATAAACTTGCTAACCCTGACATATTAGAGATGGCAAAAGATGGGACTGAGTTTATATTTGTAGGTAAAGAGTTTGGAAAACACTTAATACCACAAGATGAGATAAATGAGATAATATATCAAGCTTCTCTTAAATACAATCTTGTAGTAAGACTAAAAGGTGGTGACCCTTTTGTATTTGGTAGAGGTGGAGAAGAAGCTCTTTATTTAAAAGAGCGTGGAGTTAAATTTGAGATAATTCCTGGAATTACATCAAGTATTAGCGTTCCGGCATATGCAGGAATTCCTGTAACTCATAGAGGAGTTACTTGCTCTTTTAGAGTAGTAACTGGTCATGAAGCACCAAATAAAAAAGATACTCAAATAAATTGGGATAGTTTTATTGCCGATGAAACAATAGTCTTCTTAATGGGAATTCATAATATAAAATTAATATCAAAAAAACTAATCAAAATTGGAAAACCATCTACAACTCCTTGTGCTGTTATATCAAAAGGTACAACAAAGGAACAAAAAGTGGTTGTTGGAACACTTGAAGATATTGTAGATAAAGCAAAAGAGATTCCAACACCTGCGATAATCGTTGTTGGAGAAGTTGTAAAATTAAGAGAAGAGTTAAAGTGGTTTGAAGAGTAG
- a CDS encoding precorrin-2 dehydrogenase/sirohydrochlorin ferrochelatase family protein — MTYFPAFLKFDDKTILIVGGGNIALEKLEHLLNFSSNITLISKNFNEEIEALIDKNSLKIFQKEYEKGDAKGYDIVIVAVDDFLLQEDIYFETREYKILCNCVDLQQYCDFIFPSYIKRGDLTLAISTSGSSPAFAKNFKIFLSNLIPEGVEDFLKELKDLRSTIPKGRERMQFFDNKVKDYINSWEKKNGQK, encoded by the coding sequence GTGACATATTTTCCAGCTTTTTTAAAATTTGATGATAAAACTATTTTGATAGTTGGTGGTGGTAATATAGCTTTAGAAAAGTTAGAACATCTTTTGAATTTTTCTTCAAATATTACTTTGATTTCAAAAAACTTTAATGAAGAAATAGAAGCTTTAATAGATAAAAATAGTCTTAAAATTTTTCAAAAAGAGTATGAAAAGGGCGATGCTAAAGGTTATGATATAGTTATTGTTGCTGTAGATGATTTTTTGTTACAAGAGGATATCTATTTTGAAACAAGAGAGTATAAAATTCTTTGTAACTGTGTAGATTTACAGCAATATTGCGATTTTATTTTTCCTTCATATATAAAAAGAGGGGATTTAACTCTTGCAATTTCTACAAGTGGAAGTTCTCCTGCTTTTGCGAAAAATTTTAAAATATTTCTTTCTAATTTAATTCCAGAAGGAGTTGAAGATTTTTTAAAAGAGTTAAAAGATTTGAGAAGCACAATTCCAAAAGGAAGAGAAAGAATGCAATTTTTTGACAATAAAGTAAAAGATTATATAAATTCATGGGAGAAAAAAAATGGACAAAAATAA
- the ahbA gene encoding siroheme decarboxylase subunit alpha has product MTQIPQLELKNEVLLRIQKNFPLAKKPFLYIANELHTTEERVLEILNEAKRDGIIRQTSAIFDTKKLGYKSSLVAFEIEEEDIPTAVKILNSHPGISHNYERNHSFNIWFTIAVAPNSNLGLEKSIESLAKRTNAKNYIILPTLKLFKISVKLDTTNKEEKQEEFIQKSFTNLDLSEYHYTFIKLLQQDIEFKSEPFKFIVDELNISYDELFKIIQEFINSGVMRRFASILNHRKAGFSANAMVVWDIDEKNSQSIGEIAASFSAVSHCYLRPQYPNWKYNLFTMIHGKTKDDTQKTIDAIADKIQYRDKMALYSSKEFKKVRIIYFSEEFEDWEKENNN; this is encoded by the coding sequence ATGACACAAATTCCACAACTAGAACTAAAAAATGAAGTTCTACTTAGAATCCAGAAAAATTTTCCACTTGCAAAAAAACCTTTTCTTTACATTGCAAACGAACTTCATACAACAGAAGAGAGAGTTTTAGAAATTTTAAATGAAGCAAAAAGAGATGGTATCATAAGACAAACATCTGCTATTTTTGATACAAAAAAACTAGGATATAAATCATCCTTGGTAGCATTTGAAATTGAAGAGGAAGATATACCTACTGCTGTAAAAATCTTAAACTCTCACCCTGGAATTTCGCACAACTACGAAAGAAATCACTCTTTTAATATTTGGTTTACTATTGCTGTAGCTCCAAATTCTAATTTGGGATTAGAAAAAAGTATTGAAAGTTTGGCTAAGAGAACAAATGCAAAAAATTATATAATACTTCCAACTTTAAAATTATTTAAAATTTCAGTAAAACTTGATACAACAAATAAAGAGGAAAAACAAGAAGAGTTTATTCAAAAGAGTTTTACAAATCTTGATTTATCAGAATATCACTATACATTTATCAAACTTTTGCAACAAGATATTGAGTTTAAAAGTGAGCCTTTTAAATTTATAGTTGATGAACTAAATATCAGCTATGATGAACTATTTAAAATTATTCAAGAATTTATAAACTCTGGTGTTATGCGAAGATTTGCCTCAATTTTAAATCATAGAAAGGCTGGATTTAGTGCAAATGCTATGGTTGTTTGGGATATTGATGAAAAAAATTCTCAAAGTATAGGAGAAATAGCAGCATCTTTTAGTGCTGTAAGTCACTGTTATTTAAGACCTCAATATCCAAACTGGAAATATAATCTTTTTACAATGATTCATGGAAAAACCAAAGATGATACTCAAAAAACAATAGATGCCATAGCCGATAAAATTCAATATAGAGATAAAATGGCACTATACTCAAGTAAAGAGTTTAAAAAAGTAAGAATTATTTACTTTAGTGAGGAGTTTGAAGATTGGGAAAAAGAGAATAATAATTAA
- the hemH gene encoding ferrochelatase translates to MENKKKALILLNMGGARNKNELKMFLTNMFNDENILTIKSSFIRKIIAALIVNKRLNEAWKNYELIGNCSPINPLTEKLVEKCNEKIEDFKTYQVMRYTPPFAKDVIETLKKDDVDEVLLFPLYPQYSTTTTKSSLEDFIKFAKNSFKIKSIYDFYRNDKFNSCIVDEIERIQEGKVDFNLIFSAHGLPQKIVDNGDPYQKQMIEHVQILSKKLQNKNINFKSINLAYQSKVGPLKWLEPSLEDMLKNFKGEKVIIYPLSFIVDNSETDFELDIEYRHIAKDLGILDYKVCKCVNYNDDFIDAIKDIIDKN, encoded by the coding sequence ATGGAAAATAAAAAAAAAGCTTTGATACTCCTAAATATGGGTGGAGCTAGAAATAAAAATGAGTTAAAAATGTTTTTAACAAATATGTTTAATGATGAAAATATTTTGACTATAAAAAGTTCATTTATAAGAAAAATAATAGCTGCTTTGATTGTAAATAAAAGGTTAAATGAAGCTTGGAAAAACTATGAGCTTATTGGAAATTGTTCTCCTATAAACCCCTTAACTGAAAAATTAGTAGAAAAATGTAATGAAAAAATAGAAGATTTTAAAACATATCAAGTAATGAGATATACTCCGCCTTTTGCAAAAGATGTGATTGAAACTTTAAAAAAAGATGATGTAGATGAAGTGTTACTTTTTCCTTTATATCCTCAATACTCTACAACAACTACAAAATCATCTTTGGAAGATTTTATTAAGTTTGCAAAAAATAGTTTTAAAATAAAATCTATATATGATTTTTATAGAAATGATAAATTTAATAGTTGTATTGTAGATGAAATAGAAAGAATTCAAGAGGGAAAAGTTGATTTTAATCTAATATTCTCAGCTCATGGCTTACCTCAAAAAATTGTGGACAATGGTGATCCTTATCAAAAACAGATGATTGAGCATGTTCAGATTTTAAGTAAAAAATTACAAAATAAAAATATAAACTTCAAATCAATAAATCTTGCATATCAATCAAAAGTTGGTCCTTTGAAGTGGCTTGAACCATCGCTTGAAGATATGTTGAAAAATTTCAAAGGTGAAAAAGTGATTATTTATCCACTATCTTTTATAGTTGATAACTCTGAAACAGATTTTGAACTTGATATTGAATATAGACATATTGCAAAAGATTTAGGGATATTAGATTATAAAGTTTGTAAATGCGTGAATTATAATGATGATTTTATAGATGCTATAAAAGATATAATAGATAAAAATTAA
- a CDS encoding ATP-binding cassette domain-containing protein: protein MVLEIKKLTFGYKKNNFIFENFDLELKKGELKTIFGKSGSGKTTLFELILGNLKQQSGEIKKSKTAMIFQDPFSSFHPTYTIFEQIKDVVNRDFKDEVDSILSKLSLEAELLYKKPYELSGGQLQRCSILRAILLKPDLLLIDEPTSALDNIIAYDTMKLIVNLLSDCAILLVTHDIDMASWCSNEIIRLENGK, encoded by the coding sequence TTGGTATTAGAGATAAAAAAATTAACATTTGGATACAAAAAAAATAACTTTATATTTGAAAATTTTGATTTAGAGCTTAAAAAAGGTGAATTAAAAACAATTTTTGGAAAGAGTGGAAGTGGTAAAACTACACTTTTTGAGCTTATTTTAGGAAACTTAAAACAACAAAGTGGAGAGATAAAAAAAAGTAAAACAGCTATGATTTTTCAAGATCCTTTTTCATCTTTTCATCCAACATATACAATTTTTGAACAGATAAAAGATGTAGTAAATAGAGATTTTAAAGATGAAGTTGATAGTATTTTGTCTAAATTAAGCTTAGAAGCAGAACTTTTGTATAAAAAACCATATGAATTAAGTGGTGGGCAGCTTCAAAGATGCTCTATTTTAAGAGCAATTTTGTTAAAACCAGATTTACTTTTAATAGATGAGCCAACATCTGCTCTAGATAATATAATTGCTTATGATACAATGAAATTAATAGTAAATCTTCTAAGTGATTGTGCAATTTTGCTTGTGACTCACGATATAGATATGGCTTCTTGGTGTAGTAATGAAATAATAAGGTTGGAAAATGGAAAATAA
- a CDS encoding cold-shock protein, with amino-acid sequence MATQNIGTVKWFNTEKGFGFIQLENENDEFFVHHSEVNSSGYGRVNLIEGQKVSFEIGRNEKGPQAKNVAAI; translated from the coding sequence ATGGCAACTCAAAATATTGGAACAGTAAAATGGTTCAACACAGAAAAAGGTTTTGGATTTATCCAATTAGAAAATGAAAATGATGAGTTTTTTGTTCATCATAGTGAAGTTAACTCTTCAGGTTATGGAAGAGTTAACTTGATTGAAGGTCAAAAAGTATCTTTTGAAATTGGTAGAAATGAAAAAGGTCCTCAAGCAAAAAATGTTGCTGCTATCTAG